The proteins below are encoded in one region of Coffea arabica cultivar ET-39 chromosome 4c, Coffea Arabica ET-39 HiFi, whole genome shotgun sequence:
- the LOC113740228 gene encoding large ribosomal subunit protein uL30w yields the protein MAEEQAKVVPESVLKKQKRNEEWALAKKQELDAAKKKNLANRKLIYNRAKQYAKEYEEQQKELIKLKREARLKGGFYVNPEAKLLFIVRIRGINAMHPRTKKILQLLRLRQIFNGVFLKVNKATLNMLHRVEPYVAYGYPNLKTVKELIYKRGYGKVNKQRIALTDNSIIEQTLGKHGIICIEDLVHEIMTVGPHFKEANNFLWPFKLKAPLGGLKKKRNHYVEGGDAGNREDYINELIRRMN from the exons ATGGCTGAAGAACAAGCAAAGGTAGTCCCAGAGTCAGTTCTGAAGAAGCAGAAGAGAAATGAGGAATGGGCCTTGGCCAAGAAGCAGGAACTTGATGCTGCTAAGAAGAAGAATCTTGCTAATCGCAAGCTCATCTACAACAGAGCAAAGCAATATGCTAAGGAGTACGAGGAGCAG CAAAAGGAGCTCATCAAATTGAAGCGTGAAGCAAGGTTGAAAGGAGGTTTCTATGTCAACCCAGAAGCTAAGCTGCTCTTTATTGTGCGCATCCGAGG TATCAATGCCATGCATCCGAGGACCAAGAAGATATTGCAGCTTTTACGTCTGAGACAG ATATTCAATGGTGTATTCTTAAAGGTTAACAAGGCGACACTCAACATGCTTCACCGAGTTGAGCCATATGTGGCATATGG GTACCCCAATTTGAAGACTGTTAAGGAACTGATTTACAAGAGGGGTTATGGGAAGGTAAACAAGCAGAGGATCGCATTGACTGACAACTCAATCATTGAACAG ACTCTGGGCAAGCATGGTATTATCTGTATTGAAGACCTTGTTCATGAGATCATGACAGTTGGACCTCATTTCAAGGAGGCTAACAATTTCCTCTGGCCATTCAAGCTTAAGGCTCCTCTTGGTGgcttgaagaagaagagaaatcaCTATGTCGAGGGAGGAGATGCTGGAAACCGTGAAGATTATATCAATGAACTTATCAGGAGAATGAACTAG